From the genome of Leifsonia sp. 1010:
AGCACGGGGGCGGCGGAGGGCCACTTGGCGCGCGCGAGCAGCAGCGGCACGGGCCACGCGAGCGCTATGGCGAGCGCGCCCAGGAAGATCGCGCCGGTGAGCCCGGCGGCGGGGTCGCTGCTCACACGCTGCGGGCGTCGAGCAGGCGGCGCAGCACCTCGGCTTCGGACTCGTCGACCGAGCCGACGAAGTAGGCGAGCGCCTCGGTGCGGTCGGAGGACGACTCCAGCACTTCGCGCATCAGATCGGCGACGTGACCGGCTCGCGTCAGGGCCGCGTAGTACAGGTGCGGTCGGGCGTCGCGGTCGCGGGCGACGAATCCTTTGGCCTCGAGGCGGGAGAGGACGGTGAGGATCGTCGTGAGCGCCGGTGCCTTGCCGGTCTCGCGGGCCGCCGCTAGCTTGTCGCGTAGCTCGCCCGCGGTGATGGGGGCGTCGCCGTCCCACAGGGCGTCCATGACGGCCCGTTCGAGTTCTCCGAGATTGGCCACGAATCCAGAGTAGCGCGATCAGGCTGAGAATGTTCTACAGTTCGTAGAAGTTCTGTTCTACAATGTGTAGAAGAAGAGGCGAAGGGAACTCACGTGAACGAACTGCTGGACCCGCTCCTGCTATCCCGGTGGCAGTTCGGGCTCACCACGATCTACCATTTCCTGTTCGTGCCGCTGACGATCGGCCTGGTCACCTGCACCGCGATCTTCCAGACGGCCTGGTACCGCACGGGGAAGCCGCACTACCTCCAGCTGACCCACTTCTTCGGCAAGATCTTCCTCATCAACTTCGCGATGGGCGTGGTGACCGGCATCGTGCAGGAGTTCCAGTTCGGCATGAACTGGTCGGACTACTCCCGCTTCGTCGGCGACATCTTCGGTGCGCCGCTCGCCCTGGAGGGGCTGCTCGCGTTCTTCCTGGAGGCGACGTTCATCGGGCTGTGGATCTTCGGATGGGACCGCCTCCCGAAAGGGCTGCACCTGGCGACCATCTGGATCGTGTCGGTGGGCAGCATCCTCTCGGCGTACTTCATCCTCGCCGCGAACGCCTTCATGCAGAACCCGGTCGGCTACCACCTGAACGCCGCCAAGGGCCGGGCGGAGCTCACGGATCTCTGGGCCGTGCTCACGAACAAGGTCGCCCTCGCCGCCTTCCCGCACACGATCTTCGGCTGCTTCATGGTCTCGGC
Proteins encoded in this window:
- a CDS encoding BlaI/MecI/CopY family transcriptional regulator; this translates as MANLGELERAVMDALWDGDAPITAGELRDKLAAARETGKAPALTTILTVLSRLEAKGFVARDRDARPHLYYAALTRAGHVADLMREVLESSSDRTEALAYFVGSVDESEAEVLRRLLDARSV